From a region of the Lactuca sativa cultivar Salinas chromosome 4, Lsat_Salinas_v11, whole genome shotgun sequence genome:
- the LOC128133188 gene encoding transcription factor GTE4-like isoform X2, whose product MGSRVPPGNGGSKFGFRRQENRVTIQLTSKSKQEMREIKRKLVSELELVKRLVKKIEEVGSRPLNQLSISVLENTQGTTTSENVEKEKRTPKANQFYRKSDFLLARDRIPATESHKKLKPSGKKQGGVDAKFSNKLFKSCSTLLEKLMKHKHGWVFNKPVDPLALGLHDYFDIIKHPMDLETVKSRLDKNWYNSPMEFAEDVRLTFHNAMTYNPKGQDVHAMAELLLNFFQEKWKLIEADFIRESKLAVNNEIVLPPPPPPPPAPTIDPKPKPMNPSTMGRTPSSKKPKAKELNKREMTYDEKQKLSMDLQNLPSEKLDNVVQIIKKRNPSLSQKDDEIEVDIDTFDTETLWELDRFVTNYKKGLSKNKRKADFPNQETMEVEPNVQENIPQPIVVDAFKEADETDVQMEKKVEEEVAQGDNKSSSSSSSSSVSGSSSSGIN is encoded by the exons ATGGGTTCTCGGGTTCCTCCTGGAAACGGGGGAAGTAAGTTTGGATTTCGAAGGCAGGAGAATCGAGTTACTATCCAGCTGACATCTAAATCGAAGCAAGAGATGAGAGAAATTAAGAGGAAGCTTGTTAGTGAGCTTGAACTGGTTAAGCGATTGGTGAAGAAGATTGAGGAGGTAGGGTCGAGGCCTTTGAATCAGTTAAGTATCTCTGTTTTGGAGAACACTCAGGGTACAACTACAAGTGAGAATGTAGAGAAGGAGAAAAGAACTCCAAAAGCAAACCAGTTCTACAGGAAATCAGATTTTCTTCTTGCTAGAGATAGAATCCCTGCAACTGAGAGCCACAAGAAATTAAAACCTAGTGGCAAGAAACAAGGAGGAGTTGATGCTAAGTTTTCAAACAAATTGTTCAAGAGCTGTAGTACTTTGCTTGAGAAATTAATGAAGCACAAACATGGCTGGGTGTTTAATAAACCTGTTGATCCACTTGCCCTTGGCTTACATGATTACTTTGACATCATTAAGCATCCAATGGATTTGGAAACTGTAAAATCACGTCTGGATAAAAACTGGTATAATTCTCCAATGGAGTTTGCAGAAGATGTAAGACTCACATTTCACAATGCTATGACATATAACCCAAAAGGGCAAGATGTTCATGCCATGGCAGAGCTTCTGTTaaatttttttcaagaaaaatggaaACTCATAGAAGCAGATTTTATCCGTGAGTCTAAGCTTGCAGTAAATAATGAAATTGTTTtgccacctccacctccacctccacctgCTCCAACCATTGATCCTAAACCAAAGCCTATGAATCCTTCTACCATGGGTAGAACTCCTTCTTCAAAGAAACCAAAGGCTAAGgaactcaacaaaagggaaatGACATATGATGAGAAGCAAAAGCTTAGTATGGACCTTCAGAATCTGCCTTCTGAAAAGCTAGATAATGTTGTTCAGATTATCAAGAAACGAAACCCGTCATTGTCTCAAAAAGATGATGAAATTGAAGTGGATATTGATACTTTTGATACTGAAACTCTATGGGAGCTTGATCGGTTCGTTACAAACTACAAGAAAGGTTTAAGCAAGAACAAAAGGAAAGCTGATTTTCCCAATCAAGAAACAATGGAAGTTGAACCAAATGTACAGGAAAAC ATTCCACAACCAATTGTTGTTGATGCCTTTAAAGAAGCTGATGAGACAGATGTTCAGATGGAGAAGAAAGTGGAGGAGGAAGTTGCTCAAGGAGACAACAAGTCCAGTAGCTCTAGCAGCTCCAGCAGTGTAtctggatcctcttctagtggtaTTAATTAA
- the LOC128133188 gene encoding transcription factor GTE4-like isoform X1 yields MNSEKIFSRKSFKGLNNKKKKNSTPAHSSNLASEDANPSQVLVMGSRVPPGNGGSKFGFRRQENRVTIQLTSKSKQEMREIKRKLVSELELVKRLVKKIEEVGSRPLNQLSISVLENTQGTTTSENVEKEKRTPKANQFYRKSDFLLARDRIPATESHKKLKPSGKKQGGVDAKFSNKLFKSCSTLLEKLMKHKHGWVFNKPVDPLALGLHDYFDIIKHPMDLETVKSRLDKNWYNSPMEFAEDVRLTFHNAMTYNPKGQDVHAMAELLLNFFQEKWKLIEADFIRESKLAVNNEIVLPPPPPPPPAPTIDPKPKPMNPSTMGRTPSSKKPKAKELNKREMTYDEKQKLSMDLQNLPSEKLDNVVQIIKKRNPSLSQKDDEIEVDIDTFDTETLWELDRFVTNYKKGLSKNKRKADFPNQETMEVEPNVQENIPQPIVVDAFKEADETDVQMEKKVEEEVAQGDNKSSSSSSSSSVSGSSSSGIN; encoded by the exons ATGAATTCGGAGAAAATTTTCAGTAGAAAGTCCTTCAAAGGTTtgaacaacaagaagaagaagaattcaaCACCGGCTCACAGTTCAAACCTAGCTTCAGAAGACGCAAACCCTAGCCAGGTATTAGTTATGGGTTCTCGGGTTCCTCCTGGAAACGGGGGAAGTAAGTTTGGATTTCGAAGGCAGGAGAATCGAGTTACTATCCAGCTGACATCTAAATCGAAGCAAGAGATGAGAGAAATTAAGAGGAAGCTTGTTAGTGAGCTTGAACTGGTTAAGCGATTGGTGAAGAAGATTGAGGAGGTAGGGTCGAGGCCTTTGAATCAGTTAAGTATCTCTGTTTTGGAGAACACTCAGGGTACAACTACAAGTGAGAATGTAGAGAAGGAGAAAAGAACTCCAAAAGCAAACCAGTTCTACAGGAAATCAGATTTTCTTCTTGCTAGAGATAGAATCCCTGCAACTGAGAGCCACAAGAAATTAAAACCTAGTGGCAAGAAACAAGGAGGAGTTGATGCTAAGTTTTCAAACAAATTGTTCAAGAGCTGTAGTACTTTGCTTGAGAAATTAATGAAGCACAAACATGGCTGGGTGTTTAATAAACCTGTTGATCCACTTGCCCTTGGCTTACATGATTACTTTGACATCATTAAGCATCCAATGGATTTGGAAACTGTAAAATCACGTCTGGATAAAAACTGGTATAATTCTCCAATGGAGTTTGCAGAAGATGTAAGACTCACATTTCACAATGCTATGACATATAACCCAAAAGGGCAAGATGTTCATGCCATGGCAGAGCTTCTGTTaaatttttttcaagaaaaatggaaACTCATAGAAGCAGATTTTATCCGTGAGTCTAAGCTTGCAGTAAATAATGAAATTGTTTtgccacctccacctccacctccacctgCTCCAACCATTGATCCTAAACCAAAGCCTATGAATCCTTCTACCATGGGTAGAACTCCTTCTTCAAAGAAACCAAAGGCTAAGgaactcaacaaaagggaaatGACATATGATGAGAAGCAAAAGCTTAGTATGGACCTTCAGAATCTGCCTTCTGAAAAGCTAGATAATGTTGTTCAGATTATCAAGAAACGAAACCCGTCATTGTCTCAAAAAGATGATGAAATTGAAGTGGATATTGATACTTTTGATACTGAAACTCTATGGGAGCTTGATCGGTTCGTTACAAACTACAAGAAAGGTTTAAGCAAGAACAAAAGGAAAGCTGATTTTCCCAATCAAGAAACAATGGAAGTTGAACCAAATGTACAGGAAAAC ATTCCACAACCAATTGTTGTTGATGCCTTTAAAGAAGCTGATGAGACAGATGTTCAGATGGAGAAGAAAGTGGAGGAGGAAGTTGCTCAAGGAGACAACAAGTCCAGTAGCTCTAGCAGCTCCAGCAGTGTAtctggatcctcttctagtggtaTTAATTAA